A DNA window from Gillisia sp. Hel1_33_143 contains the following coding sequences:
- the mnmE gene encoding tRNA uridine-5-carboxymethylaminomethyl(34) synthesis GTPase MnmE has protein sequence MRLNDTIVALATPPGAGAISVIRVSGPEAINIVAPIFRAKSNKEITEQPTHTLHLGNIADNERLIDEVLVSIFHGPRSYTGENTMEISCHGSPYIQQEIIQLLIRKGCRSAEAGEFTLRAFLNGKMDLSQAEAVADLISSENAASHQMAMQQMRGGFSNEIQKLRQELLNFASLIELELDFAEEDVEFANRDEFKSLVSRIQQVLKKLIDSFAVGNVLKNGIPVAIVGEPNVGKSTLLNALLNEERAIVSDIAGTTRDTIEDEMSIGGVGFRFIDTAGIRETKDVIEGLGIKKTFEKISQSQVVVFLVDSSKLKAERSRLHEIHVELEKIKNQFPLKPLIIVVNKIDRLSELDIDALKSSLDDIEGATLQLLSAKSGEGVEDLKDKLLQFVNTGELRNNNTIVTNSRHYNALLSALEEINKVQEGLNHGLSGDLMAIDIRQALYHFGEITGEITNDDLLGNIFANFCIGK, from the coding sequence ATGAGATTAAATGATACCATAGTTGCATTGGCTACTCCACCCGGAGCCGGTGCTATTTCAGTAATTCGAGTTTCTGGTCCAGAAGCTATAAATATAGTCGCTCCCATTTTTAGGGCGAAGTCTAACAAAGAAATTACAGAGCAGCCCACACATACACTGCATTTAGGAAACATTGCAGATAATGAACGCTTGATAGATGAAGTGTTGGTTTCTATTTTTCATGGACCAAGATCATACACTGGAGAAAATACTATGGAGATCTCATGCCATGGAAGTCCATATATTCAACAAGAGATTATTCAATTATTGATTCGAAAAGGATGTAGATCTGCAGAAGCTGGAGAGTTCACATTAAGAGCCTTTCTAAATGGAAAAATGGACCTAAGCCAGGCAGAAGCTGTTGCCGATCTTATTTCTTCGGAAAATGCTGCATCTCACCAAATGGCTATGCAACAGATGCGTGGAGGGTTTAGCAACGAAATTCAAAAATTACGTCAGGAATTACTCAATTTTGCTTCGCTAATAGAATTAGAATTAGACTTTGCTGAAGAAGATGTAGAGTTTGCTAACAGAGATGAATTTAAAAGTTTAGTATCTAGAATCCAGCAGGTATTAAAAAAATTAATTGACTCATTTGCAGTTGGAAATGTACTTAAAAACGGAATTCCGGTAGCTATTGTTGGAGAACCTAATGTTGGAAAATCCACATTGCTCAATGCGCTTTTAAATGAAGAAAGAGCGATCGTTTCAGACATTGCAGGAACTACTAGAGATACTATAGAAGATGAAATGAGTATTGGCGGTGTTGGGTTTAGATTTATAGATACTGCGGGGATAAGGGAGACCAAAGATGTAATTGAAGGTCTTGGAATAAAAAAGACTTTTGAAAAGATAAGCCAGTCGCAAGTAGTAGTGTTCTTAGTAGACAGCAGCAAATTAAAGGCAGAAAGAAGCAGGTTGCATGAAATACATGTTGAATTGGAAAAGATCAAAAATCAATTTCCATTAAAACCATTAATTATCGTTGTCAATAAGATAGACAGACTTTCTGAGCTGGATATTGATGCGCTTAAAAGTTCTTTAGATGATATTGAAGGAGCTACACTTCAATTATTATCTGCTAAATCTGGAGAGGGAGTTGAAGATTTAAAAGATAAACTATTGCAATTTGTAAATACGGGAGAACTCAGAAATAACAACACTATTGTTACCAATAGCAGACATTATAATGCTTTATTAAGTGCTTTAGAAGAAATTAATAAAGTACAGGAAGGTCTAAATCATGGTTTATCTGGAGATTTAATGGCAATCGACATTCGTCAGGCATTATACCACTTTGGAGAGATCACGGGTGAGATCACTAACGATGACCTTTTAGGGAATATTTTTGCGAACTTCTGTATTGGAAAATAA
- the dnaN gene encoding DNA polymerase III subunit beta, giving the protein MKFIVSSTYLLKQLQILGGVINNNNTLPILDNFLFELKQDELTVSASDLETTMSAKLKVESDSEGAIAVPAKLLLETLKTFPEQPLTFVVEDNHTIELSSNHGKYALAYADGEEFPNAVELNEPSSTVVQGDVLATAISKTIFASGNDDLRPVMSGVFFQFSTEGITFVATDAHKLVKYSREDVSASQAAEFIMPKKPLNLLKGILAGSETDVLIEYNDSNAKFTFEDTQLICRLIDGKYPNYEAVIPKENPNKLIIDRSQFLSSVRRVSIFSNKTTHQVRLKIAGAELNISAEDIDYSNKAEERLTCSYAGDDMQIGFNSRFLTEMLNNLNANEVQLEMSLPNRAGILTPVDGLDEGEKITMLVMPVMLNN; this is encoded by the coding sequence ATGAAATTTATTGTATCCAGTACATATTTGCTTAAACAGCTTCAAATTTTAGGAGGAGTTATTAATAATAATAACACGCTACCTATTTTAGATAATTTTTTATTCGAATTAAAACAGGATGAATTAACTGTTTCTGCTTCCGACCTTGAGACTACAATGTCTGCCAAGTTAAAAGTAGAATCAGATTCTGAAGGAGCTATTGCAGTACCTGCAAAATTGCTTTTGGAAACTCTTAAAACATTTCCAGAGCAGCCTTTAACTTTTGTAGTAGAAGATAATCATACCATAGAGTTAAGTTCTAATCATGGTAAATATGCGTTAGCGTATGCAGATGGTGAAGAATTCCCTAATGCTGTAGAGCTTAATGAACCAAGTAGTACAGTAGTACAGGGTGATGTTTTGGCAACAGCTATTTCAAAGACCATCTTTGCTTCTGGTAATGATGATCTAAGACCGGTAATGAGCGGTGTTTTCTTTCAGTTCTCTACGGAAGGAATCACTTTTGTGGCAACAGATGCTCACAAATTGGTAAAATATTCTAGAGAAGATGTTTCTGCATCGCAAGCTGCAGAATTCATTATGCCTAAAAAACCTTTGAACTTATTAAAAGGAATTTTAGCAGGAAGCGAAACCGATGTACTTATAGAGTACAACGATTCTAATGCGAAATTTACTTTTGAAGATACGCAATTGATCTGTAGATTGATAGATGGTAAATATCCGAACTACGAAGCAGTAATTCCAAAAGAGAATCCAAATAAACTTATTATAGACAGAAGTCAGTTTTTAAGTTCTGTAAGAAGGGTTTCTATTTTCTCGAATAAAACTACGCACCAAGTAAGACTTAAAATTGCAGGTGCAGAGCTAAATATTTCTGCAGAAGATATAGATTACAGTAACAAAGCAGAAGAACGTTTAACGTGTTCTTACGCTGGAGATGATATGCAAATTGGGTTTAACTCCCGTTTCTTAACAGAAATGTTGAACAACCTAAATGCAAATGAAGTTCAGTTAGAAATGAGTCTTCCAAACCGCGCAGGAATTTTAACTCCTGTTGATGGCCTTGATGAAGGTGAAAAAATTACCATGCTTGTAATGCCCGTAATGCTTAACAATTAG
- a CDS encoding DUF4870 domain-containing protein translates to MLREDRQLLILTHLSQLLNLITGFGGLIVPLVIWLTQKDKVLGLDQQGRDILNFQISLFIYSLICVPLIFLFGLGLLLLILVGLIMLVFPIINAIKVSNGEIPNYPFTINILK, encoded by the coding sequence ATGTTAAGAGAAGACAGACAATTATTAATACTAACACATCTTAGTCAGTTACTTAATCTTATTACAGGGTTTGGCGGACTCATAGTGCCACTAGTTATCTGGCTTACACAAAAAGACAAGGTTCTAGGTTTAGATCAACAAGGAAGGGATATCTTGAATTTTCAGATCTCACTTTTTATCTACTCGTTAATTTGTGTACCACTTATTTTCCTTTTCGGATTAGGTTTATTATTACTGATACTAGTTGGTTTGATCATGCTGGTATTTCCAATAATCAACGCCATAAAAGTGAGCAATGGTGAAATTCCCAATTATCCATTTACTATCAATATTTTAAAATAG
- a CDS encoding capsule assembly Wzi family protein — MIWKSIFRGLSTFLFLMLFQMMGNAQVTFSGDATIESYLSTKKDLPFWFYSNKRGRVNAATTVSAWSHVTANYEFSSNSNIEFGVGAMAQDAGRHDNFDLDELYLKYDNKWLRAVVGIKQHKELYDGLSGTNGNMLWSINAKPLPGIELKIREPIYFLFNNHVGLSGSWGEFLMGDGPDRFVKNTRVHKKSLFLNYRSNTNFKLKLGIEHFAQWAGESPEDHIGEQPRTFKDYLRIVTGQGGESNSYIGEQTNALGNHLGSYELRISKVINNIYYEFMYSHIFEDGSGMLYYNRPDGRYGLYIDLTDFTFNDKPWIQKFMYEFYYTKDQSHKRSPLIHKWDNYFNNGMYQSGWTYKGDVIGMPFFTINQYGNDKKPSIGNNRIIVHHFGILGTIIQKFPYKLLISYRNNNGHVRNLNDTEGEEFREDDPRGRFTMQHELVSALIDLSLLDSFIKLNVQIGADLSSEDSNLGAGLRLSKQF; from the coding sequence ATGATCTGGAAATCAATATTTCGAGGACTAAGTACTTTTCTTTTTTTGATGCTTTTTCAAATGATGGGAAATGCTCAGGTCACTTTTTCTGGAGATGCTACCATTGAAAGTTATCTTAGCACTAAAAAGGATCTGCCATTTTGGTTTTACTCTAATAAGAGAGGAAGAGTAAATGCCGCTACTACTGTTTCGGCATGGTCTCATGTAACCGCTAATTATGAATTTTCCTCTAATTCAAATATAGAGTTTGGAGTAGGAGCAATGGCTCAGGATGCAGGAAGGCACGATAATTTTGATCTCGATGAACTTTATTTAAAGTATGATAATAAATGGTTGCGAGCAGTAGTTGGTATTAAACAGCATAAAGAATTGTATGATGGCTTAAGCGGAACTAATGGGAATATGTTATGGTCTATAAACGCAAAACCTTTGCCTGGAATTGAACTTAAAATTAGAGAACCTATCTATTTCTTATTTAATAATCATGTTGGCCTTTCCGGTAGTTGGGGTGAATTTTTAATGGGAGATGGCCCCGATAGATTTGTAAAGAATACTCGTGTTCATAAAAAGTCTCTTTTCCTTAACTATAGGTCTAACACTAACTTTAAGCTAAAATTAGGTATAGAGCATTTTGCTCAATGGGCTGGTGAATCTCCAGAAGATCATATTGGAGAACAGCCACGAACATTTAAAGATTACCTGAGAATAGTAACGGGGCAAGGTGGAGAAAGCAATTCATATATAGGTGAACAAACCAATGCCTTGGGAAATCATCTAGGTTCTTATGAGCTTAGAATTAGTAAGGTGATCAATAATATTTATTACGAATTTATGTATAGCCACATATTTGAAGATGGTTCTGGTATGCTCTATTATAATAGACCCGATGGTAGGTATGGGTTGTACATAGATCTAACAGATTTTACTTTTAATGATAAACCCTGGATTCAAAAGTTCATGTATGAATTTTATTATACTAAAGATCAAAGTCATAAAAGAAGTCCTTTAATTCATAAATGGGATAATTACTTTAATAATGGGATGTATCAATCTGGATGGACCTATAAAGGGGATGTTATCGGAATGCCCTTTTTTACCATCAATCAATACGGTAATGATAAAAAGCCTTCAATAGGAAATAATAGGATCATAGTTCACCACTTTGGAATTTTGGGTACTATCATTCAAAAATTTCCGTATAAATTATTGATAAGTTATAGGAACAATAATGGGCATGTTCGAAACTTAAATGATACTGAAGGAGAAGAGTTTCGAGAGGATGATCCCAGAGGTAGATTTACAATGCAACATGAGCTAGTTTCTGCACTCATCGATCTTAGCTTATTAGATTCATTTATTAAGTTGAATGTGCAAATAGGAGCAGATCTTTCTTCTGAAGATTCTAACCTCGGCGCAGGATTAAGATTGAGTAAACAATTTTAA
- the gldG gene encoding gliding motility-associated ABC transporter substrate-binding protein GldG, whose protein sequence is MKNNSSIKYIAFLFLGLVLINFLASRYHQRFDLTEDNRYTLSPAAKDIIADVKSPVIIDVFLKGNFPSEFRRLENETRQMLEEFSAYNSNIRFNFIDPLEEGEDANAIAEEFYKLGMSPARVNVQENGKASETLIFPWATANFNDRTVKISLLKNTLGATNEDRVNNSVQQLEYNFADALSRLVHNKEKKIAVMRGNGELGDAYIADFIKTVRQYYYVAPFTLDSVSKHPQRTLQELNEFDLVLEAKPTIAYTEDEKLVLDQYLMQGGKALWLTENVAIETDSLFNELGATLAFPRALNLGDLFFSYGVRINPVLINDLYSAPIILAQGNGSETQFTPYPWFYSPLTSSLNTHPIINNIEAVKFDWANNIDTLKNGIKKTILLTSSPRSKIEGVPREINLNIISTKPDISTYNAGEQPLAVLLEGEFKSVYKHRVKPFDLKNGLDKSVNTSMIVISDGDVIKNQLQKGQPLELGFDRYTGNSYGNKEFLLNAVNYLLDDSGLIDIRSKEVSIAFLNLERIAEERSLWQLLNVVLPILLLSIGAFMFGYYRKKKYKK, encoded by the coding sequence TTGAAAAATAATTCTAGTATAAAATATATCGCTTTTCTTTTTCTAGGTCTTGTGCTAATTAACTTTCTTGCATCACGATACCATCAAAGATTTGATCTTACTGAGGATAACAGATACACCCTATCTCCTGCTGCGAAAGACATTATTGCAGATGTAAAATCTCCCGTAATCATAGATGTTTTCTTAAAAGGAAATTTTCCCTCAGAATTTAGAAGGCTTGAGAACGAAACCAGACAAATGCTGGAAGAATTTTCAGCATACAATTCTAATATAAGATTCAATTTTATAGACCCTTTAGAAGAAGGTGAAGATGCCAATGCTATTGCAGAAGAATTCTACAAATTAGGAATGAGTCCGGCAAGAGTAAATGTTCAAGAAAATGGGAAAGCTAGTGAAACTCTCATCTTTCCATGGGCCACTGCAAATTTTAATGACAGAACTGTAAAAATTTCGCTCTTAAAAAATACACTAGGTGCAACCAATGAAGATCGTGTAAATAATTCTGTACAACAATTAGAATATAATTTTGCTGATGCGCTTAGTAGATTAGTTCATAATAAGGAGAAGAAAATTGCCGTTATGCGTGGTAACGGAGAATTGGGAGATGCTTATATAGCAGACTTTATTAAAACCGTGCGCCAATACTATTATGTAGCGCCTTTTACCTTAGATTCTGTATCTAAACATCCTCAAAGAACACTACAGGAGCTTAATGAGTTTGACCTTGTTCTAGAGGCTAAACCAACGATAGCATATACAGAAGATGAAAAACTGGTTCTAGATCAATACTTAATGCAGGGAGGTAAGGCTTTATGGCTAACAGAAAATGTTGCTATAGAAACAGATAGCCTTTTTAATGAGCTTGGAGCTACCCTAGCATTTCCTAGAGCGCTTAATCTTGGCGATCTTTTCTTCTCATATGGGGTAAGAATTAATCCGGTATTAATAAACGACCTCTATTCTGCGCCTATTATCTTAGCTCAAGGAAACGGAAGTGAAACGCAATTTACTCCATATCCATGGTTCTATAGTCCTCTTACCAGTTCTCTAAACACCCACCCAATAATCAATAACATTGAAGCGGTAAAATTTGATTGGGCAAATAATATAGATACTCTTAAAAACGGAATAAAGAAAACGATCTTGCTTACCAGTTCTCCCAGATCTAAAATTGAAGGCGTACCAAGAGAAATAAATTTGAACATTATTAGTACCAAGCCAGATATATCAACCTATAATGCCGGAGAGCAACCTTTAGCCGTCCTCCTAGAAGGGGAATTTAAATCTGTATATAAGCATAGAGTAAAACCTTTTGATCTTAAAAATGGATTGGATAAAAGTGTAAATACATCAATGATCGTAATTTCTGATGGAGATGTTATTAAAAATCAATTACAAAAAGGACAGCCTTTAGAACTAGGTTTTGATAGATATACCGGAAATTCTTATGGCAATAAAGAATTCTTATTAAATGCTGTAAATTATCTTTTAGATGATTCAGGCTTAATAGATATTAGATCTAAAGAGGTGAGCATTGCATTTCTAAATTTAGAGAGAATAGCAGAAGAAAGATCTTTATGGCAGTTGCTAAATGTGGTGCTACCAATACTATTATTAAGTATAGGTGCCTTTATGTTTGGTTACTATAGAAAGAAGAAATATAAAAAATAG
- a CDS encoding tyrosine-type recombinase/integrase, with amino-acid sequence MKIKLKKKKLATAKYSLYIEYYKGKVIDKNGKQIHNREFEYLKEYLYIEPKNSSEKRENEETLLRAEQILSIRRAEYAQGKYGIKDRSKDKLLFITYYDKLKEERYESKGNYDNWDAAQNHLEDYIGKRKITFEDVDEDFVLGFKKFLNHKSRTKSNTPLSQNSKYTYYNKFKAALRQAFDDGYTRRNFATTVKGYAQGETSREYLTHEELQGLAKAKCKHQILKNAFLFSCLTGLRWSDINKLNWAEVRDHEEGSQLIFKQKKTAGQEYQYISDQARNLLGKRRKENDRVFQGLKYGAHFNAEILRWCMRAGITKHITFHSARHTHAVLLLENGADIYTVSKVLGHKEIRTTQVYAKIVDKKKKEAAYLIPEIEMDYEF; translated from the coding sequence ATGAAAATTAAACTGAAAAAGAAGAAATTAGCAACAGCTAAGTATAGCCTCTATATAGAATACTACAAAGGAAAGGTTATAGATAAAAATGGAAAACAAATCCATAACAGAGAATTTGAATACTTAAAGGAATACTTATACATTGAACCTAAAAATTCTTCTGAGAAAAGAGAAAATGAAGAAACTCTTTTAAGAGCTGAACAGATTCTATCAATTAGACGAGCTGAATACGCACAAGGGAAGTATGGAATTAAAGATCGATCGAAAGATAAATTATTGTTTATAACCTATTATGATAAACTTAAAGAAGAGCGATATGAAAGCAAAGGTAATTACGATAACTGGGATGCTGCTCAAAATCATCTTGAAGATTATATAGGTAAGAGAAAAATTACATTTGAAGATGTAGATGAAGATTTTGTTTTAGGATTCAAAAAATTTTTAAATCATAAGTCCAGAACAAAATCCAATACGCCCCTATCTCAAAATTCAAAATATACTTACTACAATAAATTTAAAGCAGCTTTACGTCAAGCATTTGACGATGGCTATACGCGAAGAAATTTTGCTACCACGGTCAAAGGATATGCTCAGGGTGAAACTTCAAGAGAGTACTTAACTCATGAAGAATTACAGGGGTTGGCTAAAGCTAAATGCAAACATCAAATTTTAAAAAATGCTTTTCTATTTAGCTGCTTAACGGGTTTAAGATGGAGTGATATAAATAAGCTTAACTGGGCTGAAGTTCGAGATCATGAAGAAGGCTCCCAACTTATTTTTAAACAGAAAAAAACAGCCGGACAGGAATATCAGTACATTTCAGATCAAGCCAGGAACTTGCTGGGCAAACGAAGAAAGGAAAATGATCGAGTTTTCCAAGGTTTAAAATATGGAGCGCATTTTAATGCTGAAATCCTTAGGTGGTGCATGCGTGCCGGTATTACCAAACATATAACTTTTCATAGTGCTAGACATACCCATGCTGTTCTCTTACTGGAAAATGGAGCTGATATCTATACCGTTTCAAAAGTACTGGGCCATAAAGAAATAAGAACCACTCAGGTATATGCTAAGATTGTAGATAAGAAAAAGAAAGAAGCTGCCTATTTAATTCCAGAGATTGAGATGGATTATGAATTTTGA
- a CDS encoding histone H1, giving the protein MKNLIENIESTFENFKTDANTQLENGNKSAGTRARKSSLELDKLLKEFRKVSVAESKK; this is encoded by the coding sequence ATGAAAAATCTTATTGAAAACATTGAATCTACTTTTGAAAACTTCAAAACAGATGCTAATACACAATTGGAAAATGGAAACAAGAGTGCTGGAACAAGGGCTAGAAAATCTTCTTTAGAGTTAGATAAACTTCTAAAAGAGTTCAGAAAAGTTTCTGTTGCAGAATCGAAAAAGTAA